One Bacteriovorax sp. PP10 DNA segment encodes these proteins:
- a CDS encoding XRE family transcriptional regulator has protein sequence MAFPDKKELSKIRKKLNKAKPSYALPENATKAEELKYALCEKFVIFILKNNITQIELAKRLDIGPARLNEIVKYKINLFTVDKLIDFAQRLDPNLQIKVA, from the coding sequence ATGGCATTTCCAGATAAAAAAGAATTATCAAAAATTCGAAAAAAACTTAATAAGGCAAAACCATCATATGCCTTGCCTGAAAACGCAACTAAGGCCGAAGAGTTGAAGTACGCTCTTTGTGAAAAATTCGTTATCTTTATTCTAAAAAACAACATTACCCAGATCGAGCTTGCAAAAAGATTAGATATTGGTCCGGCAAGATTAAATGAGATTGTGAAATATAAAATTAACCTTTTTACAGTTGATAAGTTAATTGATTTTGCGCAGAGACTTGATCCAAATTTACAAATTAAGGTTGCATGA
- a CDS encoding HNH endonuclease, whose product MNVFFRDKFQCQYCSINLPAHELTFDHIIPVSQKGPTSWENVVTCCKPCNGKKGSKSLKSSGLNLLKPAKKPRWSPELCLRLLDDDPSEWWNFFPQKAAS is encoded by the coding sequence ATGAATGTCTTTTTTCGCGATAAGTTTCAATGCCAGTACTGCTCTATAAACCTGCCTGCTCACGAACTCACCTTTGATCACATCATACCTGTTTCACAAAAGGGACCTACTAGCTGGGAAAACGTGGTGACATGTTGTAAACCGTGTAACGGTAAAAAAGGATCGAAGAGTTTAAAGAGTTCAGGACTGAATCTTTTGAAGCCTGCTAAAAAACCTAGATGGTCACCAGAATTGTGTCTTCGTCTTTTAGATGATGACCCAAGTGAATGGTGGAACTTCTTCCCGCAAAAAGCGGCCTCTTAA
- a CDS encoding protein-arginine deiminase family protein — protein sequence MKKTRILTPIFLTLLTLPQAFALQCPQIEKAPLCPQNGITLLDETYPTQSFLISNAPFIPTKEARGVTRKFIYKIIDNYDYENVPQILISVADVNEFRALVASTKAELVGKKLDSKKIERIIDQMTFVPAPNYTWQQDWFESFVDLKTGAPVVRQIDSYPRVRKDNGKTLSDAGLKCNVKEGPRLMGDYPEDLMTDPRKTNQTFGSGEMGGNIEGAPGGFCLVGDNQGKKFTDQFCGDADNVIQLQTSWLEVGHVDEIFKIIPTQFNDGRPKECEFSLMAASPKKALELMKSPENGKTPFMDFTNPDYDPSEARDSRSLKGLAGNSIICKYAENIMKNKATSDEVKPAVKAVFYKILFGVSIAEAADAKFNIKSIFSPQYNQDNDIGKFNALCAQNIDKVSNFEIQEMMLEDPQFMNLNNAIAESIENDKAKIKSKILSRLPQCAKYYNELEVPNIFHGTQPFVRADGTLELPRPGTINSFLPNPTNSVLMNKTVTFPNTGNLIFNKYLKEEMEKKKMKADFISTWDYSHLGKGNIHCSSHSLPYCRPNTQGSK from the coding sequence ATGAAAAAGACTCGAATTCTTACCCCTATTTTTTTAACACTACTGACATTGCCTCAGGCCTTTGCATTACAATGTCCACAAATAGAGAAAGCTCCTTTGTGTCCGCAAAATGGAATCACACTTTTAGATGAAACTTATCCTACTCAGTCTTTTCTAATTTCGAATGCTCCCTTTATTCCAACAAAAGAGGCCAGGGGTGTAACTCGAAAGTTCATTTATAAAATTATTGATAATTATGATTATGAAAACGTTCCACAGATCTTGATATCTGTTGCAGACGTTAATGAGTTCCGTGCACTGGTTGCTTCAACGAAAGCGGAGTTAGTGGGCAAGAAACTTGATTCGAAAAAAATTGAAAGAATTATTGATCAAATGACTTTTGTCCCGGCGCCAAACTATACATGGCAGCAGGATTGGTTTGAATCATTTGTCGATTTAAAAACCGGTGCTCCGGTTGTCAGACAAATTGATTCCTACCCTAGGGTTCGCAAAGATAATGGAAAAACATTGAGTGATGCTGGACTTAAATGTAATGTTAAAGAAGGCCCTCGTCTTATGGGCGATTATCCTGAAGACCTCATGACTGATCCCAGAAAAACAAACCAGACTTTTGGTTCAGGTGAAATGGGTGGAAATATTGAGGGAGCTCCCGGTGGATTCTGTCTAGTTGGAGACAACCAAGGTAAGAAATTTACTGATCAGTTTTGTGGAGACGCAGACAATGTGATTCAGCTTCAAACTTCATGGTTAGAAGTTGGGCACGTAGATGAGATATTTAAAATCATTCCTACACAATTTAATGATGGCCGTCCTAAAGAGTGCGAGTTCTCATTAATGGCCGCAAGTCCTAAAAAAGCTTTAGAGCTTATGAAAAGTCCTGAAAATGGTAAAACTCCTTTCATGGATTTCACAAACCCAGATTATGACCCAAGTGAGGCCCGAGATTCCAGATCTCTCAAAGGACTCGCAGGGAATTCGATTATCTGTAAATACGCTGAAAATATTATGAAGAATAAGGCCACTTCAGATGAAGTTAAACCTGCCGTGAAAGCAGTCTTTTACAAAATTTTATTTGGTGTCTCTATTGCGGAAGCTGCCGACGCAAAATTTAACATTAAGTCGATCTTTAGTCCGCAATATAATCAAGATAATGACATTGGAAAGTTCAATGCTCTTTGTGCTCAAAACATCGACAAAGTTTCTAATTTTGAAATACAGGAAATGATGCTTGAAGACCCTCAATTCATGAATCTCAATAATGCAATTGCTGAATCAATCGAAAATGATAAAGCTAAAATAAAAAGTAAAATTCTTTCTCGTCTTCCTCAATGTGCAAAGTATTATAATGAGCTTGAAGTTCCTAATATTTTTCACGGAACACAACCATTTGTCCGCGCAGATGGAACACTTGAGTTACCAAGACCGGGTACAATTAATTCATTTCTTCCAAACCCAACAAACTCAGTTCTCATGAATAAAACAGTGACTTTCCCCAATACTGGTAATTTGATTTTTAATAAGTATTTAAAAGAAGAAATGGAAAAGAAAAAAATGAAGGCCGACTTTATTTCAACATGGGATTACTCTCATCTTGGTAAAGGAAATATTCATTGCTCTAGCCACTCACTTCCATACTGCCGTCCAAATACTCAAGGATCAAAATGA
- a CDS encoding substrate-binding periplasmic protein: MKTILFSFLIITTFSHAHAETILLKSDKWCPFTCNPTHTKDKQQGYIIEVAKIIFERKGHNVVFQIDNWTNSIESVRFGLATGIAATTKPDAPDFIYPAKSMGSNKECFYVKAKDPWEFISIASLKNRKIGIVESYAYSAPLLSYFREFPEQITKSHGENPLMKNIDNLTEGKINTIVENPFVFNYFTENKKIRDQFEEAGCTEGDPLYIGFSPKNPRSKEFAKILSDGIEELRKDGTLGKIIEKYSLKDWSP, translated from the coding sequence ATGAAGACCATTTTATTTTCATTTTTAATCATCACAACTTTTTCACATGCCCATGCAGAAACAATTCTGCTCAAGTCAGATAAATGGTGCCCTTTTACCTGCAATCCAACCCATACTAAAGACAAACAGCAAGGCTACATCATAGAAGTCGCCAAGATTATTTTTGAGCGCAAAGGCCATAATGTAGTTTTTCAAATTGATAACTGGACGAACTCTATTGAGAGTGTCCGCTTTGGTTTGGCCACAGGAATCGCAGCAACAACAAAACCAGATGCTCCGGATTTTATCTATCCTGCAAAAAGTATGGGAAGCAATAAAGAGTGTTTTTACGTTAAGGCAAAAGACCCTTGGGAGTTTATCAGCATCGCCAGTTTAAAGAACCGCAAGATTGGTATTGTCGAATCCTATGCTTACTCAGCGCCGCTTTTAAGCTATTTTAGAGAGTTCCCTGAACAGATTACTAAAAGTCATGGCGAAAACCCTTTAATGAAAAATATTGATAACCTCACAGAAGGTAAGATCAATACAATTGTAGAAAATCCTTTTGTCTTTAACTATTTTACAGAAAACAAAAAAATACGTGACCAATTTGAAGAGGCCGGATGCACCGAAGGCGATCCACTCTACATTGGCTTCTCTCCCAAGAATCCCCGCTCAAAAGAATTCGCAAAAATCCTCTCAGATGGCATAGAAGAATTGAGAAAGGACGGAACTCTAGGTAAGATAATCGAAAAGTATTCTCTTAAAGACTGGAGTCCTTGA
- a CDS encoding EVE domain-containing protein codes for MNYWLMKSEPDVFSIDNLKTKKKSGWDGVRNYQARNFMRDDMKLGDVVLFYHSSCEVPGVAGLAKVSKTSHPDPSQFDSKSEYYDPKATKEAPRWFMVEVEFVEKFDHVITLTEIKNTKGLDKMPLVQKGSRLSINPVTEQEFKIIKNLV; via the coding sequence ATGAATTATTGGCTAATGAAAAGTGAGCCCGATGTTTTTTCTATCGATAACCTAAAAACTAAGAAAAAATCAGGATGGGATGGCGTTCGCAATTATCAGGCACGTAATTTCATGCGCGATGATATGAAACTGGGTGATGTGGTTTTATTCTATCATTCAAGCTGTGAAGTTCCAGGTGTAGCGGGCCTTGCAAAGGTTTCTAAGACCTCTCACCCAGACCCAAGTCAATTCGATTCTAAAAGCGAGTATTACGACCCTAAAGCGACGAAAGAAGCTCCACGCTGGTTCATGGTAGAAGTTGAATTCGTAGAGAAATTCGACCACGTTATAACGCTTACAGAAATTAAAAACACGAAAGGTTTAGACAAAATGCCGCTAGTGCAGAAAGGGTCTCGCCTATCTATCAATCCTGTCACTGAGCAGGAATTTAAGATTATTAAGAACTTAGTTTAA
- a CDS encoding AgmX/PglI C-terminal domain-containing protein — MKTKKIISIFFMAVLLASCAHEKYEVDPITGINPGDIRDTLRDNVSKFRRCYESQLDSSKTPRELEANATFKFVVNEKGSVGKSEVKSSDIQSAQALICMKNILEGLKFPAAINAKSYEVTQPMNFYPPRS, encoded by the coding sequence ATGAAGACTAAGAAGATAATTTCAATTTTTTTTATGGCCGTATTACTAGCAAGCTGCGCGCATGAAAAATACGAAGTCGATCCGATAACAGGCATTAATCCTGGCGATATTAGGGACACTCTAAGAGACAATGTTTCGAAGTTTAGACGCTGTTATGAATCTCAGCTGGATTCAAGTAAAACACCTAGAGAGCTGGAAGCGAATGCTACTTTTAAATTTGTTGTTAATGAAAAAGGAAGCGTAGGTAAATCCGAAGTAAAATCTAGCGATATTCAGTCGGCCCAGGCCTTAATCTGTATGAAAAACATTTTAGAAGGACTCAAATTTCCTGCGGCCATTAATGCGAAATCTTACGAGGTCACACAACCGATGAATTTCTATCCTCCTAGATCATAG
- a CDS encoding AgmX/PglI C-terminal domain-containing protein, producing MSAVKKPIYTPGESTMEQNTKRFNKRALIGSFIIHLFFFLIKLPHLELEHTLKEEPKLVPITMTMVTPPPKKNKIVQNKVVAPESEKVVVPKPEEKVKNGTDRVVKNSDRVGDKNQKKVQDVQKGDPASKKKEAYKPGTDVRKAPRTTVGSGSAASQVKAKDNNTGGSGDTYQGLDMTNVTDSIRKNGQGIKRAAAKGAKDDGGAGMGTGGGIGNGVGGGGGDGFITGSPNGTPNAAKVATNIGSLTGSAKGTIDSSRGFDGVAQKGSVMVAGVPVEKIALSNINPDEIRRILRDHIPQFRYCYQSELDGNKNPEGVQGRMNFKFSVGGAGKVTKSEIQSEEISSDKVRDCIKNVLHGIQFPRPTSGGNYDVSQPMNFYPKRM from the coding sequence ATGAGTGCAGTTAAGAAACCCATTTATACTCCTGGCGAATCGACAATGGAGCAGAATACAAAGCGTTTTAATAAACGCGCTTTGATTGGAAGCTTCATCATTCACTTGTTTTTCTTTTTAATCAAGCTTCCTCATCTGGAGCTGGAACATACACTTAAGGAAGAACCTAAGTTAGTTCCAATCACGATGACGATGGTGACACCTCCGCCTAAGAAAAACAAAATTGTTCAAAACAAAGTTGTAGCTCCTGAGTCGGAAAAAGTGGTTGTCCCTAAGCCTGAAGAAAAAGTAAAAAATGGTACGGACAGAGTTGTTAAAAATTCTGATCGTGTCGGTGATAAAAACCAGAAGAAAGTTCAAGACGTTCAAAAAGGTGACCCAGCTTCTAAAAAGAAAGAAGCTTATAAGCCAGGAACTGACGTAAGAAAAGCTCCAAGAACTACTGTTGGTTCAGGATCAGCAGCAAGCCAGGTAAAAGCGAAAGACAATAACACTGGTGGATCTGGAGATACGTACCAAGGTCTGGACATGACGAATGTAACAGACTCAATCAGAAAGAACGGTCAAGGGATCAAACGTGCTGCTGCCAAAGGTGCTAAAGACGATGGTGGAGCAGGAATGGGAACTGGCGGCGGTATCGGTAACGGTGTTGGTGGTGGAGGCGGCGACGGCTTTATTACAGGTTCACCAAACGGTACACCTAATGCAGCTAAGGTTGCTACCAACATTGGTAGCTTAACTGGATCAGCAAAAGGAACAATCGATTCTTCTCGAGGATTCGATGGCGTTGCTCAAAAAGGATCGGTTATGGTCGCTGGTGTGCCGGTTGAAAAAATCGCACTATCAAATATCAACCCGGATGAAATTAGAAGAATTCTTCGCGATCATATTCCTCAATTTCGCTACTGTTACCAGTCTGAACTTGATGGAAATAAAAATCCTGAAGGTGTCCAAGGGCGTATGAACTTTAAGTTCAGCGTTGGTGGAGCAGGAAAAGTGACGAAGTCAGAAATTCAATCAGAAGAAATTTCTTCTGATAAAGTTCGCGACTGTATTAAGAACGTTCTACACGGGATTCAATTCCCAAGGCCAACATCAGGTGGAAACTATGATGTATCTCAGCCGATGAACTTCTATCCAAAACGTATGTAA
- a CDS encoding ExbD/TolR family protein: MAMGSSNNSSDGEEQIVSEINMTPLIDIMLVLLIIFMVTSSAALESGLDIELPKTSITNEKKQDEILIITLDKAGKVALQGKYVTEENLATEMIAKLAELKTESVILEGDTQAFLGKAVEIMDIAKSAGAKNFSIAADEDPTKRMK, translated from the coding sequence ATGGCAATGGGAAGTTCAAATAATAGTTCAGATGGTGAGGAGCAAATCGTATCGGAGATCAATATGACTCCGCTGATCGACATCATGCTCGTGCTTCTGATTATTTTCATGGTTACATCGAGTGCGGCACTTGAATCAGGTCTTGATATAGAGCTGCCAAAAACTTCGATCACTAATGAGAAGAAGCAGGATGAAATTTTAATTATTACTCTTGATAAGGCCGGTAAAGTGGCACTTCAAGGGAAGTATGTAACAGAAGAAAATCTGGCAACAGAAATGATCGCAAAACTTGCTGAGCTAAAAACTGAATCAGTTATCCTAGAAGGTGACACTCAGGCATTTTTAGGAAAAGCAGTAGAGATCATGGACATTGCTAAGAGTGCAGGAGCGAAGAACTTTTCAATCGCTGCTGATGAAGATCCAACAAAAAGAATGAAGTAA
- a CDS encoding MotA/TolQ/ExbB proton channel family protein, whose protein sequence is MELMQLFKQGGFIMYPLLVFSVAVWTVAIQKIWFLINFNKQAKFFHEEGMRIIQSKRFNEMEWLYKNCPEIIAKPHSAVFEEASSSEEWDARMNRRLNETTLGLKKNIWILGTIGSSAPFVGLFGTVWGIMGSFKQIGAAGKAGFAIVSVSISEALIATAAGILVAVVAVMFYNYILVMISEALQKFKNGLGDMAESFNAAKK, encoded by the coding sequence ATGGAATTGATGCAATTATTTAAGCAAGGTGGCTTTATCATGTACCCACTACTGGTTTTCTCAGTAGCAGTATGGACAGTTGCCATTCAAAAAATTTGGTTTCTTATTAATTTCAACAAGCAAGCAAAGTTCTTCCATGAAGAAGGAATGAGAATTATTCAGTCAAAACGTTTCAACGAAATGGAATGGCTATATAAGAACTGCCCAGAAATCATTGCAAAGCCTCACTCTGCAGTTTTCGAAGAAGCTTCTTCTTCTGAAGAATGGGACGCTCGTATGAACCGTCGTCTTAACGAAACAACATTAGGTCTTAAGAAAAACATTTGGATACTTGGTACTATCGGATCATCTGCTCCTTTCGTAGGTCTATTCGGTACAGTTTGGGGGATCATGGGGTCATTCAAGCAAATCGGTGCTGCTGGTAAAGCAGGTTTCGCGATCGTATCAGTTTCAATTTCAGAAGCACTTATCGCAACAGCTGCAGGTATCCTTGTAGCGGTAGTAGCGGTTATGTTTTACAACTACATCTTAGTAATGATTTCTGAAGCACTTCAGAAATTTAAAAATGGTCTTGGCGATATGGCCGAATCATTTAATGCTGCTAAGAAATAG
- a CDS encoding pyridoxal phosphate-dependent aminotransferase — protein MSRLDNISLGKIVVIREKLLKAQKDGQKIYRFESGDPSFDIHPNVKAGILKALSANKTHYIPNNGIPELRETLAQKLNNQNKIPVKAAHISITNGAMHALYVCYQCIVEEGDEVIVPDPMWTEAVENARLAGAKTIGVELKPEHNYVYRAQDIEAAITPKTKVIFLNSPQNPTGAIIPLEELKKIADLAVKNNLWLISDEAYEHILFDGGSHTSIASLIPDYDKAVSVFSFSKSYAMSGLRLGYFASKNELFNDRAGKLLRCTVNGINSISQWGAIEAVKETPTEWYAEMNAEYLKRRDLFLESLKGQDILTPYVPKAAFYLWCRVKDGIDVEKLSEDLAAVGLGNAPGSCFGDTPSSRQSIRLAFSCDTKMIVEGAVELNKFLKDYK, from the coding sequence ATGAGTCGCTTGGATAATATCTCACTTGGAAAAATTGTCGTTATCAGAGAAAAACTCTTAAAAGCACAGAAAGATGGTCAAAAAATTTACCGTTTTGAATCTGGAGACCCAAGTTTCGACATTCATCCGAATGTAAAAGCAGGAATTCTAAAAGCGCTATCAGCTAACAAAACACATTACATTCCAAACAATGGAATTCCTGAGCTGAGAGAAACTCTTGCTCAAAAATTAAATAACCAAAATAAAATTCCTGTGAAGGCCGCGCACATCTCAATCACAAACGGGGCCATGCACGCTCTATACGTCTGTTACCAGTGCATTGTTGAAGAAGGCGATGAAGTAATCGTCCCCGATCCAATGTGGACTGAGGCCGTGGAAAACGCTCGTCTAGCTGGAGCAAAGACAATAGGTGTAGAACTTAAACCTGAACACAATTATGTCTATAGAGCACAAGATATAGAAGCGGCGATTACGCCAAAAACAAAAGTGATCTTTTTAAACTCTCCCCAAAATCCTACTGGTGCCATCATTCCATTAGAAGAATTAAAAAAGATTGCCGACCTTGCAGTAAAAAATAATCTTTGGTTAATCAGTGATGAAGCTTATGAGCACATCCTGTTTGATGGTGGATCACATACATCTATCGCCTCTTTAATTCCTGATTATGATAAAGCTGTTTCAGTTTTCTCATTCTCAAAATCATACGCGATGAGTGGATTGCGTCTTGGGTACTTCGCTTCGAAAAACGAATTATTCAACGACAGAGCTGGCAAACTTCTTCGTTGTACTGTGAACGGAATCAACAGCATCTCTCAATGGGGAGCTATTGAAGCAGTAAAAGAAACACCAACTGAATGGTATGCAGAAATGAACGCTGAATACTTAAAAAGAAGAGATTTATTTCTTGAATCATTAAAAGGTCAGGACATCCTGACTCCTTATGTTCCAAAGGCCGCATTCTATCTGTGGTGCCGTGTAAAAGATGGCATTGATGTAGAAAAGCTTTCTGAAGACCTGGCCGCAGTTGGTCTTGGAAACGCGCCTGGAAGCTGTTTTGGTGACACGCCATCAAGCCGTCAGTCTATTCGTCTGGCCTTTAGCTGTGATACGAAAATGATCGTTGAAGGCGCAGTTGAATTGAATAAATTTTTAAAAGATTATAAATAG
- a CDS encoding substrate-binding periplasmic protein, protein MIKYLFFLFITFNLNAETLRVVTSDFPPFQMAEGNKVSGITTEIVEAVINNAGFKSDIKIYPWPRAYKMGLRESNVLIYSIVRTPERDKLFKWIGSIAPYNVYFWKLKSRKDIKINSIEDARHYKAGGVIDDNKADQLRKLGFVVGKNLDLVSSDELNLRTLYAGRIDIMTFDDLSFRHKVLADGKDFDKLEKIMKLEGSSHEMQLAANIDTPDAVVEKLRRSLIAFKKTNKYQQIKNRLR, encoded by the coding sequence ATGATAAAATACTTATTTTTTCTATTTATTACGTTCAATTTAAACGCCGAAACCCTAAGAGTCGTGACGAGCGATTTCCCACCTTTTCAAATGGCCGAAGGAAATAAAGTTTCCGGTATCACCACAGAAATTGTAGAAGCAGTTATTAATAATGCCGGATTTAAATCTGATATAAAAATATATCCGTGGCCCAGAGCTTATAAAATGGGTCTACGGGAATCGAATGTCTTAATTTATTCCATCGTGAGAACTCCTGAGCGCGATAAACTTTTTAAATGGATCGGATCTATCGCCCCTTATAATGTTTATTTCTGGAAATTAAAAAGTCGCAAGGATATAAAAATTAATTCAATTGAAGATGCCCGACATTATAAGGCCGGGGGCGTGATCGATGATAACAAAGCAGATCAACTTAGAAAATTAGGATTTGTCGTTGGAAAAAACTTAGATCTTGTTTCCAGTGATGAGCTTAATTTAAGAACTCTTTATGCCGGCCGAATTGATATTATGACTTTTGATGATTTGAGCTTTCGTCATAAGGTTCTGGCCGATGGAAAAGATTTCGATAAACTAGAAAAGATAATGAAGCTTGAGGGGAGCTCTCACGAGATGCAGCTGGCGGCGAATATTGATACACCTGATGCCGTTGTAGAGAAGTTACGGAGGTCACTTATTGCTTTCAAAAAAACCAACAAGTATCAGCAGATAAAAAATCGCCTGAGATAA
- a CDS encoding substrate-binding periplasmic protein: MKKIIVSLFLFLLMIADLHADPLHIVTNDFPPFQIINGENVSGFTTEIVKDVLKGAGLKGEIKAYPWPRAYKMATKEPNMLIYSIVRTKEREKNFKWIGVIAPYDVYFWKLKKRKDIHIKKVEDAKKYLSGAMLNGSKGELLIKHGFIEGKNLDLGDSDLDNFRKLYAGRVDLILYDSISFRYTAIQEKKDAALAEKIFKVEGISSELYLAASHGTPDSVVAKLRSSLEAFKKTNKYKEIKSHLR; encoded by the coding sequence ATGAAGAAAATAATTGTCTCTTTATTCCTTTTTTTACTGATGATTGCTGATCTTCATGCTGATCCTTTGCATATTGTCACAAACGACTTTCCCCCTTTTCAAATTATTAACGGCGAAAATGTTTCTGGTTTTACAACTGAGATTGTAAAAGACGTTTTGAAAGGCGCAGGTCTCAAAGGCGAGATTAAAGCTTATCCCTGGCCACGCGCTTATAAAATGGCCACGAAAGAACCGAACATGCTTATTTACTCAATCGTAAGAACTAAAGAGCGCGAGAAAAATTTTAAATGGATTGGTGTGATCGCACCTTACGATGTTTATTTCTGGAAATTAAAAAAAAGAAAAGACATTCACATCAAAAAAGTTGAGGATGCAAAAAAATATCTGAGTGGTGCTATGCTCAATGGCAGTAAAGGTGAGCTTCTCATTAAGCATGGGTTTATTGAAGGCAAAAATCTTGATCTGGGAGACAGCGATCTCGACAATTTCAGAAAGCTTTATGCCGGAAGAGTTGATTTAATATTATATGACTCTATTAGTTTTCGTTATACAGCTATTCAGGAAAAAAAAGATGCAGCTCTGGCAGAAAAGATTTTTAAAGTTGAAGGGATATCCAGTGAATTGTATCTGGCCGCAAGTCATGGGACGCCAGACTCTGTTGTCGCAAAGTTGCGATCTTCACTTGAGGCCTTCAAAAAAACCAATAAATACAAAGAAATAAAATCACACCTGAGATAA